ACTCGCGGATCCGCCCACGCCTGGGCGTGCGTGGTATCGCCACCAACGGCGGCAACGATGCCGGCACCAACGGCAACCGTGCCACCTTCGGCGGCGGCGCCGGCCTCAACGCGTCGAGCCAGACGGCCGTTGGCGCCTATGACAATGACCGGGTGTTCGGCGGTGAATTCGCCTTCGCCACCGGCCCGTTCTCGGCCCAGGCGGAATACCTGACCCGCAAGCTGCAGGCCGACAGCAACGCCTACAAGGACGTCAAGGCCACCGGTTTCTACGGCCAACTGGCCTATACCCTGACCGGCGAGGCCCGGGTGTACAAACTCGACGGCGCCAAGTTCGACACCATCAAGCCCGAGAACAAGCAGTACGGTGCCTGGGAAGTGTTCTACCGCTACGACAACATCAAGGTCGATGACAAGAACGTCGTAGCCGCCACCGCCACCCGTGACGTCGGCGATGCCAAGGCCACCATGAACACCATCGGGGTCAACTGGTACGCCAACGAGGCGATCAAGATTTCCGCCAACTACATCAAGGTCAACACCGACAAGATCACCAACAACGTTGGCGATGACAGCGGCGATGCCCTCGTAGCCCGTGTGCAGTACGTGTTCTAAGGCTGTTGCAACACCCAGGTAGAGCTCTTTCTCATCCGTTATAGCTCCTCTCGTTTTAACCCCGCCCCGGCGGGGTTTTTTTTTGCCCGCTGCACGGGCGCCTCTCAAGGGCAGGCGGTTTCGTGCAGGTACAGCCACTGCGCCGCATCGCCCTGCACGCGGATGATCGCCAGGGACAGGCGCGCGCTTTCGACCTGGCCCAGGCGGTGGGTTTCCTTGTAGTGGATCGCCGCGCTCTGGCCTTCCTGCCACACACAGCGCACCTGGCTGATGCTGATTTCCAGACCGGGGCGTTGGCCCAGGCCTTCGCGAAACAGCTGTTCCACCTGCTCGCGGCCGACCATGGCGCCGCCGGTGGTGACCATCTGGAAGTCTTCGGCGAACAGCCCCAGCAAGGGATCGATGCAGGCCTCGGCATCCCCGCGCTGGTTGGTGAAGACGCTGTGAATCAGTTGGTGAATCCAGTGCACGCTGTATTGCGCCTGTCTAGCGATCGAGTTGGGCATGGGAGGCCTCGGGTGGTGGGAGTCGGTTCAGGGTCAACAGGGGTAGCAGGCCGGCTGCGGCGGCCAGCAAAAGGCTCAGGTGGTAGGCGCCGGTGACGCCCCGATAACCCAGCAGCAGGTTGTAGAGCATCAGCAGCAAGGCCGCGCCGAGGCTGAAGGCCATCTGCCGGTTGATGTTCCAGATCACGCTGGCCTTGTGCGTATCGGCGCCGTCGAAGTCCAGCAGGGCGGTGGTCTGCGCGGTATTGG
The DNA window shown above is from Pseudomonas protegens CHA0 and carries:
- a CDS encoding nuclear transport factor 2 family protein, which gives rise to MPNSIARQAQYSVHWIHQLIHSVFTNQRGDAEACIDPLLGLFAEDFQMVTTGGAMVGREQVEQLFREGLGQRPGLEISISQVRCVWQEGQSAAIHYKETHRLGQVESARLSLAIIRVQGDAAQWLYLHETACP